TTGTTAGTGCTGTTAATATAAAATGAAATATTCCTTAAATATTTTTAAGGACAATTAAACATGAAAAAAGAACCTAAACTTTTTGATGTTCCTAAAATCACTTCAATTCAGGAGATGATATTAAAATCTGCAGAAAATTTTGGTTCTAAATTAGCCTTAGAAGATTTAACATCAACTCCAATTCCAAAAGTCAGCTTTTCAGAATTACTTTCTTACATATTAAAATTTGGTTCAGCATTAAGAGAAATTGGCTTAAAAGAGCGTGCACATATTGCTTTAATTGGCGAAAACCGTGTACAATGGGCAATAAGTTATTTAACCTCAATGTGTTTTAATTATGTGATTGTCCCTATTGATAAAAATTTAACAACCAACGAAATCATTAATATAATTTATGAATCTGATTCTGAAGCAATTATTTTTTCGGAATCATTTTCCAGTGTAGCTGCTGAAGCAAAACTTACATTAAAAAGCTTAAAATACTTTGTTTGTATGGATAAAACATTTGAGGATAAGAGCTTTTTAAGTATGTTAGATTTAATCAATAATGCAAAGCCATTTGCAAAGACAGAACTGCCTAAAATTGATCCAAACGCTTTAGCGGAAATTATTTTTACTTCAGGTTCTTTAGGTAGAGCAAAAGGAGTAATGCTTTCCCAAAAAAACCTTGCTTCTAATCTTATGGATATGACGAGCATGATTAAAATTACTGAAGATGACCGATTCTTATCAGTGCTTCCGATTCATCATACTTATGAATGTACATGCGGAATGCTTTGTCCACTCTATGCAGGAAGTTCAGTTCACTATGCCCGTTCATTAAAAACTATTGTTGACGATTTACAAAAAGTGAAAGCAACAATACTGCTTGCAGTGCCGTTATTGTATGATAAAATGTTTAAACGAATTGTAAAATCAATAAAAGAAGATAAAATAAAGTCTTTTATTGTGCCGCCGCTTTTAAAACTTACAAATTTAATATCATTTATAGGCATAAGGGAAATTAAAAAGAAAATCT
This genomic interval from Melioribacteraceae bacterium 4301-Me contains the following:
- a CDS encoding long-chain fatty acid--CoA ligase encodes the protein MKKEPKLFDVPKITSIQEMILKSAENFGSKLALEDLTSTPIPKVSFSELLSYILKFGSALREIGLKERAHIALIGENRVQWAISYLTSMCFNYVIVPIDKNLTTNEIINIIYESDSEAIIFSESFSSVAAEAKLTLKSLKYFVCMDKTFEDKSFLSMLDLINNAKPFAKTELPKIDPNALAEIIFTSGSLGRAKGVMLSQKNLASNLMDMTSMIKITEDDRFLSVLPIHHTYECTCGMLCPLYAGSSVHYARSLKTIVDDLQKVKATILLAVPLLYDKMFKRIVKSIKEDKIKSFIVPPLLKLTNLISFIGIREIKKKIFAELHVRFGGAVRLFIAGGAAPDPLVAKGLREFGFNFIQGYGLTETSPILTLNRIDNFKDNAAGLPLPHVQIKINNPDEFGSGEIWAKGPNVMLGYYKNEKVTSSVFEDGWFKTGDIGFFDSDGFLHINGRKKNVIISRNGKNVFPEEIEDLLNRSPFILESLVYGEKDLKHDEVIAALIVPDAEAFIEISEKEKLQINDELIEKTITGEVDKVNSELPSYKQIRRFYIREQEFEKTTTQKIKRHLVQQPTN